A stretch of Carnobacterium iners DNA encodes these proteins:
- a CDS encoding fasciclin domain-containing protein, with protein MNKISKIAFSLVTLLLLSPIFAATANAAEPTEDVVGIALSNPDFSILVSALQKAELVDTLKGDGPFTVFAPTNAAFEKLLMELDITADELLAQPDLAKVLTYHVVSGKVLAGDLTDGMTAPTVNGEELTFDLSADPMVNKSMITTTDIEATNGVVHVIDTVLVPSNFALQEVAMEEETVAKTGIESNTALLVAMLVTASAIGFVVFKKKQA; from the coding sequence AAGATTGCATTTTCTCTTGTCACTCTATTGTTACTATCGCCAATTTTTGCCGCAACTGCTAACGCAGCAGAACCTACAGAAGATGTAGTAGGTATCGCCCTCAGTAACCCTGATTTCAGTATCCTTGTCTCAGCCCTCCAAAAAGCAGAACTTGTTGACACCCTTAAAGGAGACGGCCCCTTCACTGTATTTGCACCAACTAATGCTGCATTCGAAAAATTATTAATGGAATTAGATATTACGGCAGACGAATTATTAGCACAACCTGATTTAGCAAAAGTTCTTACTTACCATGTAGTTTCTGGAAAAGTACTTGCTGGTGATTTAACTGATGGAATGACAGCACCAACAGTAAATGGTGAAGAATTAACATTTGATCTTTCAGCAGATCCAATGGTTAACAAATCTATGATTACTACAACAGATATCGAAGCAACAAATGGTGTCGTTCACGTTATTGATACGGTCTTAGTACCTTCAAACTTTGCATTACAAGAAGTTGCAATGGAAGAAGAGACGGTCGCAAAAACAGGCATTGAAAGCAACACAGCACTTCTTGTAGCTATGCTAGTTACAGCTAGTGCAATTGGCTTCGTAGTTTTCAAAAAGAAACAAGCATAA